One genomic segment of Vulpes vulpes isolate BD-2025 chromosome 2, VulVul3, whole genome shotgun sequence includes these proteins:
- the NRARP gene encoding notch-regulated ankyrin repeat-containing protein translates to MSQAELSTCSAPQTQRIFQEAVRKGNTQELQSLLQNMTNCEFNVNSFGPEGQTALHQSVIDGNLELVKLLVKFGADIRLANRDGWSALHIAAFGGHQDIVLYLITKAKYAGGGR, encoded by the coding sequence ATGAGCCAGGCTGAGCTGTCCACCTGCTCGGCGCCGCAGACGCAGCGCATCTTCCAGGAGGCCGTGCGCAAGGGCAACACGCAGGAGCTGCAGTCACTGCTGCAGAACATGACCAACTGCGAGTTCAACGTGAACTCGTTCGGGCCCGAGGGCCAGACGGCGCTGCACCAGTCGGTCATCGACGGCAACCTGGAGCTCGTGAAGCTGCTGGTCAAGTTCGGCGCGGACATCCGCCTGGCTAACCGCGACGGCTGGAGCGCGCTGCACATCGCCGCGTTTGGCGGCCACCAGGACATCGTGCTCTATCTCATCACCAAGGCCAAGTACGCGGGCGGCGGCCGGTGA
- the TOR4A gene encoding torsin-4A, whose product MDGGQPGLEPAAPGPSIPGSSVIAPLRAVVRLRRRVCLLRKRRLLPPGAGPALGPGAPRPGCSSGAPPADPDRPQFFTFDGPAELPSRTPRKRRRRSRVVLYPETSRKCRPHAERRSRAQRCLLLLVAIVGFQVLNAIENLDDNAQRYDLDGLEKALQRAVFGQPEAVARIVALLRDYLATHVHSRPLLLALHGPSGVGKSHVGRLLARHFRSVLEDGALVLQYHARHHCPEARAVQACREELAALVADVVARAEVEEKTPLVVLDEAELMTPALLDELHGFLQPQRAHPFHNAIYVLLSGVGGAEITRFVLQNAASAGPQRPDAHLEPALAAAVQTDEELRARLRVLLVREHPLWQAAAIVPFLLLDKQDVVSCFRDEMAGEGFFPEQARAELLAAQLSYYRVAGREFSVTGCKQVVARVNLL is encoded by the coding sequence ATGGACGGCGGCCAGCCCGGTCTGGAgcccgcggccccggggcccAGCATCCCCGGCTCGAGCGTGATCGCGCCCCTGCGCGCCGTGGTCCGCCTGCGCCGCCGCGTGTGCCTCCTGCGCAAGCGGCGCCTCCTGCCGCCGGGCGCCGGGCCTGCCTTGGGGCCCGGGGCGCCCAGACCCGGCTGCAGCTCAGGGGCGCCGCCCGCCGACCCCGACCGGCCACAGTTCTTCACCTTTGACGGCCCGGCCGAGCTGCCGTCCCGGACGCCGCGCAAGAGGCGTCGGCGCAGCCGCGTGGTGCTCTATCCCGAGACCTCGCGCAAGTGCCGGCCCCACGCCGAGCGCCGCAGCCGCGCGCAGCGCTGCCTGCTGCTGCTTGTGGCCATCGTGGGCTTCCAGGTGCTCAACGCCATCGAGAACCTGGACGACAACGCGCAGCGCTACGACCTGGATGGGCTGGAGAAGGCGCTGCAGCGCGCCGTGTTCGGTCAGCCTGAGGCCGTGGCTCGCATAGTGGCGCTGCTGCGGGACTACCTGGCCACGCACGTGCACAGCCGCCCGCTGCTCCTGGCGCTGCACGGGCCCAGCGGCGTGGGCAAGAGCCACGTGGGCCGCCTGCTGGCGCGCCACTTCCGCTCGGTGCTGGAGGACGGCGCACTTGTGCTGCAGTACCACGCACGGCACCACTGCCCCGAGGCACGGGCGGTGCAAGCCTGCCGGGAGGAGCTGGCCGCGCTGGTGGCCGACGTGGTGGCGCGGGCCGAGGTGGAGGAGAAGACCCCGCTCGTGGTACTGGACGAGGCGGAGCTCATGACCCCCGCGCTGCTGGACGAGTTGCACGGCTTCCTGCAGCCGCAGCGCGCCCACCCCTTCCACAACGCCATCTATGTGCTCCTCAGCGGCGTGGGCGGCGCAGAGATCACGCGCTTCGTGCTGCAGAACGCAGCCAGCGCGGGGCCCCAGCGCCCTGATGCCCACCTTGAGCCGGCTCTGGCGGCCGCTGTGCAGACCGACGAGGAGCTGCGCGCGCGTCTGAGGGTGCTCCTGGTCCGCGAGCACCCGCTGTGGCAGGCCGCGGCCATCGTGCCCTTCCTGCTGCTGGACAAGCAGGACGTGGTCAGCTGCTTCCGGGATGAGATGGCCGGGGAGGGCTTCTTCCCCGAGCAGGCCCGTGCTGAGCTCCTGGCGGCGCAGCTCAGCTACTACCGGGTGGCCGGCCGGGAGTTCTCTGTCACTGGCTGCAAGCAGGTGGTGGCCCGCGTGAACCTCTTGTAG